A region from the Microcella frigidaquae genome encodes:
- the rplA gene encoding 50S ribosomal protein L1 has protein sequence MAQKSKAYRAAAEKIEPGKLYAPLEAVAVARETGSKNTNSTVEVALKLGVDPRKADQMVRGTVNLPHGTGKTARVIVFATGPAAEAAIAAGADEVGGVELIEKVAGGYTAFDSAVSTPELMGQVGRLGKVLGPRGLMPNPKTGTVTPDVAKAVTDIKGGKIEFRVDKHANVHFVIGKTTFSEEQLHENLKAALDEVMRLKPSSSKGKYLQKGSLSTTFGPGIPLDVNSI, from the coding sequence ATGGCACAGAAGTCCAAGGCCTACCGGGCCGCGGCCGAGAAGATCGAGCCGGGCAAGCTCTACGCTCCGCTCGAGGCGGTCGCCGTCGCGCGCGAGACCGGCTCGAAGAACACCAACTCGACCGTCGAGGTCGCCCTGAAGCTCGGCGTCGACCCCCGCAAGGCCGACCAGATGGTGCGCGGCACCGTCAACCTGCCGCACGGCACCGGCAAGACCGCGCGCGTCATCGTGTTCGCGACCGGCCCCGCGGCCGAGGCCGCGATCGCGGCCGGCGCCGACGAGGTCGGCGGCGTGGAGCTCATCGAGAAGGTCGCCGGCGGCTACACCGCCTTCGACTCGGCCGTCTCGACCCCCGAGCTCATGGGCCAGGTCGGCCGCCTCGGCAAGGTGCTCGGTCCCCGCGGCCTCATGCCGAACCCGAAGACCGGCACCGTTACCCCCGACGTCGCGAAGGCCGTCACCGACATCAAGGGCGGCAAGATCGAGTTCCGCGTCGACAAGCACGCGAACGTGCACTTCGTCATCGGCAAGACCACGTTCTCCGAGGAGCAGCTGCACGAGAACCTGAAGGCCGCGCTCGACGAGGTCATGCGCCTCAAGCCGTCGAGCTCGAAGGGCAAGTACCTGCAGAAGGGCTCGCTCTCGACGACCTTCGGCCCGGGCATCCCGCTCGACGTCAACTCGATCTAG
- a CDS encoding Gfo/Idh/MocA family protein encodes MNVGVIGAGVISQQYLENLTRAADVRVVMVADLDTDRAAARAAEYGVPASGSVAELLARDDIEIVVNLTIPAAHVPVALDALAAGKHVWSEKPFALDLASGQALLDEAHRAGLRVACAPDTVLGAGIQTGRRLIEAGAIGEPLTALTLFQVSGPETWHPSPEFLYARGGGPLFDMGPYYLSTLVQLLGPAARVVARGSQARASRVIGSGPRAGTAFPVEVPTHVAALIDFESGTTAQSTFSFQSSRPRVGVVEIAGTEGTLSLPDPNTFDGEVRIWRDGMVEEAEAEVVPATGSTFSRGAGVVELARAIRAGRPERASGEFAFHVLDLMVSIQGSAESDGAAVEIASTVTVPPALPEDWDPTAATL; translated from the coding sequence ATGAACGTCGGCGTCATCGGAGCCGGCGTCATCAGCCAGCAGTACCTCGAGAACCTCACGCGCGCCGCCGACGTGCGCGTCGTGATGGTCGCCGACCTCGACACCGACCGGGCCGCCGCGCGCGCCGCCGAGTACGGCGTGCCCGCGAGCGGGAGCGTCGCCGAACTGCTCGCGCGCGACGACATCGAGATCGTCGTCAACCTCACGATCCCGGCCGCGCACGTGCCCGTCGCGCTCGACGCGCTCGCCGCGGGCAAGCACGTCTGGAGCGAGAAGCCTTTCGCGCTCGACCTCGCAAGCGGGCAGGCCCTACTCGACGAGGCCCACCGGGCCGGGCTGCGCGTGGCGTGCGCGCCCGACACCGTGCTCGGCGCGGGCATCCAGACCGGGCGCCGCCTCATCGAGGCGGGTGCCATCGGCGAGCCGCTCACCGCGCTCACCCTGTTCCAGGTCTCGGGGCCCGAGACGTGGCACCCCAGCCCCGAGTTCCTCTACGCGCGCGGCGGCGGGCCGCTATTCGACATGGGGCCGTACTACCTGTCGACCCTCGTGCAGCTGCTCGGGCCGGCGGCGCGGGTCGTGGCGCGCGGGTCGCAGGCGCGCGCATCCCGCGTGATCGGATCGGGGCCGCGCGCCGGCACGGCCTTCCCGGTCGAGGTGCCCACCCACGTCGCCGCGCTCATCGACTTCGAGAGCGGCACGACCGCGCAGTCGACGTTCTCGTTCCAGTCGAGCCGACCCCGCGTCGGCGTGGTCGAGATCGCCGGCACTGAGGGCACGCTCAGCCTGCCCGACCCGAACACGTTCGACGGCGAGGTGCGCATCTGGCGCGACGGAATGGTCGAGGAGGCGGAGGCCGAGGTCGTGCCCGCGACCGGCTCGACCTTCTCGCGCGGCGCCGGTGTCGTCGAGCTTGCCCGGGCCATCCGCGCCGGGCGGCCCGAGCGCGCCTCCGGCGAGTTCGCCTTCCACGTTCTCGACCTCATGGTGTCGATCCAGGGCTCTGCCGAGTCCGACGGCGCCGCGGTCGAGATCGCCAGCACCGTCACCGTTCCGCCGGCGCTGCCGGAGGACTGGGACCCGACCGCCGCCACCCTCTGA
- a CDS encoding sensor histidine kinase: MHGVTPPEHPLAGSGWSLQKRLVAGVLVLLMMATLAIGVLSVYFLRASLVAQLDDELRIIAQRIESIAAPGRGPAQSFEGPGLPTGSLIGVVQRDGTAVAAYLDDDATVRELSQVQVRVIAARTLGEPATVRLPGGLGEFRVLATPTDRETVLIVGLSTADVTSTTAHLAAVIAAVLAGILVVAAVAGREVVRLGLRPLTRVREAATAVTQLPLDRGTVALADRLPTLDTDPSTEVGQLGAAFTRMLEHVQSAFDARQASEQKVRQFVADASHELRTPLAAIRGYSELTRRSGHQLPDDIRHALSRIESESVRMSALVDDLLLLARLDEGRALRRDPVDLAALLTDALADARATSPAHDWVVRVPDRAVTVIGDQHRLHQVVANLLANARVHTPEGTRVTAALGTLEGRAIITVTDTGPGIPAEVQGVLFQRFARADTSRSRATGSTGLGLAIVAAVVQAHGGEVAASSRPGETVFRVSLPLAPGGAGTASGGATAADPAAGPAVATTA; this comes from the coding sequence ATGCACGGCGTCACGCCGCCTGAGCATCCGCTCGCCGGCAGCGGCTGGTCGCTGCAGAAGCGGCTCGTCGCCGGCGTTCTCGTACTGCTCATGATGGCGACGCTCGCCATCGGCGTGCTCAGCGTGTACTTCCTCCGCGCCAGCCTCGTCGCCCAGCTCGATGACGAGCTGCGCATCATCGCGCAGCGCATCGAGAGCATCGCCGCGCCCGGTCGCGGGCCCGCCCAGAGCTTCGAGGGGCCCGGCCTCCCCACCGGCTCGCTCATCGGCGTCGTGCAGCGCGACGGCACCGCGGTCGCCGCGTACCTCGACGACGACGCCACGGTGCGCGAGCTCAGCCAGGTGCAGGTGCGGGTCATCGCCGCGCGCACGCTCGGCGAGCCGGCCACCGTGCGCCTGCCCGGCGGGCTCGGCGAGTTCCGCGTGCTCGCCACCCCGACCGACCGCGAGACCGTGCTCATCGTCGGCCTCTCCACCGCCGACGTCACCTCGACGACGGCGCACCTGGCTGCGGTCATCGCCGCGGTGCTCGCGGGCATCCTCGTCGTCGCCGCTGTCGCCGGGCGCGAGGTGGTGCGGCTCGGCCTGCGCCCGCTGACCCGGGTGCGCGAGGCCGCCACCGCCGTCACCCAGCTGCCCCTCGACCGGGGGACGGTCGCGCTCGCCGACCGCCTGCCGACCCTCGACACCGACCCGAGCACCGAGGTCGGCCAGCTCGGCGCCGCCTTCACCCGCATGCTCGAGCACGTGCAGAGCGCCTTCGACGCCCGGCAGGCCAGCGAGCAGAAGGTGCGCCAGTTCGTCGCCGACGCCAGCCATGAGCTGCGCACGCCGCTCGCGGCGATCCGCGGATACAGCGAACTGACCCGGCGCAGCGGGCACCAGCTGCCCGACGACATCCGGCACGCGCTGTCGCGCATCGAGTCGGAGTCGGTGCGGATGTCCGCCCTCGTCGACGACCTCCTGCTGCTCGCCCGGCTCGACGAGGGACGCGCGCTGCGGCGCGACCCGGTCGACCTCGCGGCCCTGCTGACGGATGCTCTCGCCGACGCCCGGGCCACCTCGCCCGCGCACGACTGGGTGGTGCGGGTGCCCGATCGCGCGGTCACCGTCATCGGCGACCAGCACCGGCTGCACCAGGTCGTCGCCAACCTGCTCGCCAACGCGCGGGTGCACACGCCCGAGGGCACCCGGGTCACGGCCGCGCTCGGCACCCTCGAGGGCCGCGCCATCATCACCGTCACCGACACCGGTCCGGGTATCCCCGCCGAGGTGCAGGGCGTGCTGTTCCAGCGGTTCGCCCGCGCCGACACCTCGCGCTCGCGCGCCACGGGCTCGACGGGCCTCGGGCTCGCGATCGTCGCCGCGGTCGTGCAGGCGCACGGGGGAGAGGTGGCCGCCTCGTCGCGACCCGGTGAGACCGTGTTCCGCGTCAGCCTGCCGCTCGCGCCGGGCGGGGCCGGTACTGCTTCTGGCGGTGCCACCGCGGCCGACCCTGCCGCGGGGCCCGCGGTCGCGACCACCGCGTAG
- a CDS encoding response regulator transcription factor: MSDDELPETPRLTRPDGSPVRALVVDDEPSLSDLVSMALKYEGWDVRTALTGQQALQHAREHKPDIVVLDIMLPDIDGLEVLRRMRADGNDVPVLFLTAKDSVDDRVVGLTAGGDDYVTKPFSLEELVARLRGLIRRSSLVVSERADPEIRVGDLVLNEESYEVRRGDTEIELTATEFELLRYLMRNPKRVLSKAQILDRVWSYDFGGRSSIVEIYISYLRKKIDTLGPAMIHTVRGVGYMIKPVG, encoded by the coding sequence ATGAGCGACGACGAGCTGCCCGAGACCCCGCGCCTCACCCGCCCCGACGGCTCGCCCGTGCGGGCCCTGGTGGTCGATGACGAGCCCTCGCTGAGCGACCTGGTCTCGATGGCGCTCAAGTACGAGGGCTGGGATGTCCGCACCGCGCTGACCGGCCAGCAGGCCCTGCAGCACGCCCGCGAGCACAAGCCCGACATCGTCGTGCTCGACATCATGCTCCCCGACATCGACGGCCTCGAGGTGCTGCGGCGGATGCGCGCCGACGGCAACGACGTGCCCGTCCTCTTCCTCACCGCCAAGGACTCGGTCGATGACCGCGTCGTCGGTCTCACCGCCGGCGGCGACGACTACGTGACCAAGCCCTTCAGCCTCGAGGAGCTCGTCGCCCGCCTCCGCGGCCTCATCCGCCGCAGCTCCCTCGTGGTCAGCGAGCGGGCCGACCCGGAGATCCGCGTCGGCGACCTCGTGCTCAACGAGGAGAGCTACGAGGTGCGCCGCGGCGACACCGAGATCGAGCTCACCGCGACCGAGTTCGAGCTGCTGCGCTACCTCATGCGCAACCCCAAGCGCGTGCTCTCGAAGGCGCAGATCCTCGACCGCGTCTGGAGCTACGACTTCGGCGGCCGCTCGAGCATCGTCGAGATCTACATCTCGTACCTGCGCAAGAAGATCGACACCCTCGGCCCGGCCATGATCCACACCGTGCGCGGCGTCGGGTACATGATCAAGCCCGTCGGCTGA
- a CDS encoding Gfo/Idh/MocA family protein, whose amino-acid sequence MTAAPTSTAPLGIALIGGGFMADVHSRAARAAGARVIGLTSSTPERSRQAAERIGAETAYENVDALLADDRVDVVHVVTPNDTHHALTVRVLDAGKHVVTEKPLATTVGEAIDLQARAKGAGTVATVPFVYRFHPMVREARARVASGQVGPLFSVQGAYLQDWLLGSADDNWRVSTEAGGASRAFADIGSHLCDLLEFVTADRLVRLQAVTRTVHPERASTGRVATEDLAGVLAETASGAVVSLLVSQVAPGRKNGLVLEVHGASESLRFEQERPEELWIGRRTASERHLRNTDELHPDAARLSVLPPGHPLGYQDAFTAFAADTYAAVRGATPEGLPVFADGVRATRITDAVLASARTGEWIAL is encoded by the coding sequence ATGACCGCTGCCCCCACCAGCACCGCCCCGCTCGGCATCGCCCTCATCGGCGGCGGATTCATGGCCGACGTGCACAGCCGTGCCGCGCGCGCTGCGGGAGCCCGGGTCATCGGCCTGACGAGCTCGACGCCCGAGCGATCGCGGCAGGCCGCCGAGCGCATCGGCGCCGAGACAGCCTACGAGAACGTGGATGCTCTGCTCGCCGACGACCGCGTCGACGTGGTGCACGTGGTGACCCCCAATGACACGCACCACGCGCTCACCGTGCGGGTGCTCGACGCGGGCAAGCACGTCGTGACCGAGAAGCCCCTCGCCACCACGGTCGGCGAGGCGATCGACCTGCAGGCGCGGGCGAAGGGGGCCGGGACGGTCGCGACCGTCCCGTTCGTCTACCGGTTCCACCCCATGGTGCGCGAGGCGCGCGCGCGCGTCGCGTCCGGGCAGGTCGGGCCGCTGTTCAGCGTGCAGGGCGCCTACCTGCAGGACTGGCTGCTCGGGTCCGCTGACGACAACTGGCGCGTCTCGACCGAGGCGGGCGGAGCCTCGCGGGCCTTCGCGGACATCGGTTCGCACCTGTGCGACCTGCTCGAGTTCGTGACGGCCGACCGTCTGGTGCGGCTGCAGGCGGTGACCCGCACGGTGCACCCCGAGCGGGCATCCACGGGGCGCGTCGCGACGGAGGATCTCGCCGGCGTGCTCGCCGAGACCGCGTCCGGGGCCGTTGTCAGCCTGCTCGTGTCGCAGGTCGCGCCGGGGCGCAAGAACGGTCTCGTGCTCGAGGTGCACGGCGCGAGCGAGTCGCTGCGGTTCGAGCAGGAGCGCCCCGAGGAGCTCTGGATCGGCCGCCGCACGGCCAGCGAACGCCATCTGCGCAACACCGACGAGTTGCACCCCGACGCCGCCCGGTTGTCGGTGCTGCCGCCCGGCCACCCGCTCGGTTACCAGGATGCCTTCACGGCGTTCGCCGCCGACACCTACGCCGCCGTGCGCGGGGCGACCCCCGAGGGCCTGCCCGTCTTCGCCGACGGCGTCCGTGCCACCCGCATCACGGATGCGGTGCTCGCCTCCGCCCGCACCGGCGAGTGGATCGCCCTCTAG
- a CDS encoding NAD-dependent epimerase/dehydratase family protein, protein MRIAVTGSSGKLGQAVVAHLVETGHSVTGLDAVGAPGEGFVRVDLADTGQVLDALAGVEERYDRLDAVVHLAASPAPGIRPDTALLQDNLAMTIAVFQAARRAGITRIVHASSETLLGLPLDEAPPAVPIDENQPVRPNFMYAVGKHLEEELGRKLCRLDPALSITGLRFSNVMAPEDYAAFESWQHDAAARRWNLWGYIDRRDGAHAVERALAVRGPGYATYIIAAADTVMRRDSADLLAEQFPGVPVSRPLLGRETLLSIDAARRDLGYTPRHSWLDAVE, encoded by the coding sequence ATGCGCATCGCCGTCACCGGCTCCTCCGGCAAGCTCGGGCAGGCCGTCGTCGCCCACCTGGTCGAGACCGGCCACTCCGTGACCGGGCTCGACGCCGTCGGCGCCCCGGGTGAGGGCTTCGTGCGGGTCGACCTCGCCGACACGGGCCAGGTGCTCGATGCCCTCGCCGGGGTCGAGGAGCGCTACGACCGGCTCGACGCCGTCGTGCATCTCGCCGCGAGCCCGGCCCCGGGCATCCGCCCCGATACGGCACTGCTGCAGGACAACCTCGCGATGACGATCGCGGTGTTCCAGGCGGCCCGCCGCGCGGGCATCACCCGCATCGTTCACGCTTCGAGCGAGACCCTGCTCGGGCTGCCGCTCGACGAGGCACCGCCCGCGGTGCCCATCGACGAGAACCAGCCGGTGCGGCCCAACTTCATGTACGCCGTCGGCAAGCACCTGGAGGAGGAGCTCGGGCGGAAACTCTGCCGCCTCGACCCGGCGCTCTCGATCACAGGCCTGCGATTCAGCAACGTCATGGCACCCGAGGACTACGCCGCGTTCGAGAGCTGGCAGCACGACGCGGCCGCGCGGCGCTGGAACCTCTGGGGCTACATCGACCGCCGTGACGGTGCTCACGCCGTCGAGCGCGCGCTCGCCGTGCGCGGGCCCGGCTACGCAACGTACATCATCGCCGCGGCCGACACCGTCATGCGGCGCGACTCCGCCGACCTCCTCGCCGAGCAGTTCCCGGGCGTCCCGGTCTCGCGGCCGCTGCTCGGGCGCGAGACGCTGCTGTCGATCGACGCCGCACGGCGCGACCTCGGCTACACGCCGCGGCACTCCTGGCTCGACGCCGTCGAGTGA
- a CDS encoding Pr6Pr family membrane protein yields the protein MTALFLVLRLGAILAIGAAVVGQIVTSIAFWTAQGLTDIPFRLVNFFSFFTIESNVASVVVLTMAVGLTLLRRDPRWISMLRAVVTTYMATTGIVYNLLLRGIELPQGSTLDWSNEILHVWGPLYLVVDWLFAPGRHRLGWKHIGTIGAFPIVWATYTLIRGPLTYDVVTDGPWYPYPFLNPVTSANGYLSVAFYVILIAAVIGLVGAGVIRISRLRRGPGARHAAGDAELEPAAPDAAHP from the coding sequence GTGACCGCTCTTTTCCTCGTCCTCCGTCTCGGCGCGATCCTGGCGATCGGCGCCGCCGTCGTCGGCCAGATCGTCACGTCGATCGCGTTCTGGACGGCTCAGGGACTCACCGACATCCCCTTCCGGCTCGTGAACTTCTTCAGTTTCTTCACGATCGAGTCGAACGTCGCCTCGGTGGTCGTGCTGACGATGGCCGTGGGGCTGACCCTCCTGCGGCGCGACCCGCGCTGGATCTCGATGCTGCGCGCGGTGGTGACCACCTACATGGCGACGACGGGGATCGTGTACAACCTGCTGCTGCGCGGAATCGAGCTGCCGCAGGGCTCGACCCTCGACTGGTCGAACGAGATCCTGCATGTCTGGGGACCGCTCTACCTCGTGGTCGACTGGCTGTTCGCCCCCGGGCGGCATCGCCTCGGTTGGAAGCACATCGGCACGATCGGCGCGTTCCCCATCGTGTGGGCCACCTACACGCTCATCCGCGGCCCGCTCACCTACGACGTCGTCACCGACGGCCCCTGGTACCCGTACCCCTTCCTGAACCCCGTGACCTCGGCGAACGGCTACCTCTCGGTCGCCTTCTACGTCATCCTCATCGCCGCGGTGATCGGGCTGGTGGGGGCTGGCGTCATCCGCATCTCGCGGCTGCGGCGCGGCCCGGGCGCGCGGCATGCGGCCGGGGATGCGGAGCTCGAGCCCGCCGCGCCTGACGCCGCGCATCCTTAG
- a CDS encoding sugar phosphate isomerase/epimerase family protein — MATHPVTLFTGQWADLTLEEVATLAEQWGYDGLEIACSGEHLDVQRAVEDDAYLQGRLDILERHNLKVYAISHHLAGQAVCDDPIDFRHQAILSSRVWGDGEPEGVRQRAAEDLKLAARAARRLGVDTVVGFTGSSIWPYVAMFPPVPPSVIEGGYEDFARRWNPILDVFDSEGVRFAHEVHPGEIAYDYWTSVRSLEAIDHREAFGFNWDPSHMMWQNIDPVGFIVDFADRIYHVDCKDTRVRPRNGRAGVMGSHLAWGDPKRGWDFVSTGHGDVPWEDSFRALKAIGYSGPISIEWEDAGMSRLHGAAEAVEFVRSLLWDLPEQSFDAAFSNQD, encoded by the coding sequence ATGGCCACGCATCCCGTCACCCTGTTCACCGGCCAGTGGGCCGACCTGACCCTGGAGGAGGTGGCGACGCTCGCCGAGCAGTGGGGCTACGACGGGCTCGAGATCGCCTGCTCGGGCGAGCACCTCGACGTGCAGCGCGCCGTGGAGGACGATGCCTACCTGCAGGGCCGCCTCGACATTCTGGAGCGGCACAACCTCAAGGTCTACGCGATCTCGCACCACCTCGCGGGGCAGGCCGTCTGCGACGACCCGATCGACTTCCGGCATCAGGCGATCCTGTCGAGCCGGGTGTGGGGCGACGGCGAGCCGGAGGGCGTGCGCCAGCGTGCGGCGGAGGACCTGAAGCTCGCCGCCCGCGCCGCCCGGCGCCTCGGCGTCGACACGGTCGTCGGGTTCACCGGCTCGAGCATCTGGCCCTACGTGGCGATGTTCCCGCCGGTGCCGCCCAGCGTCATCGAGGGCGGCTACGAGGACTTCGCGCGGCGCTGGAACCCCATCCTCGACGTCTTCGATAGCGAGGGCGTGCGGTTCGCCCATGAGGTGCACCCCGGCGAGATCGCGTACGACTACTGGACGAGCGTGCGCTCGCTCGAGGCGATCGACCACCGTGAGGCCTTCGGGTTCAACTGGGACCCCTCGCACATGATGTGGCAGAACATCGACCCGGTCGGCTTCATCGTCGACTTCGCCGATCGCATCTACCACGTCGACTGCAAGGACACGCGGGTTCGCCCGCGCAACGGCCGGGCCGGCGTCATGGGCTCGCACCTGGCCTGGGGCGACCCGAAGCGCGGGTGGGATTTCGTCTCCACCGGACACGGCGATGTGCCGTGGGAGGACTCCTTCCGTGCGCTCAAGGCGATCGGCTACAGCGGCCCCATCTCGATCGAGTGGGAGGATGCGGGCATGAGCCGCCTGCACGGGGCGGCCGAAGCCGTGGAGTTCGTGCGCTCGCTGCTGTGGGACCTGCCCGAGCAGTCGTTCGACGCGGCCTTCTCGAACCAGGACTGA
- a CDS encoding sugar phosphate isomerase/epimerase family protein, whose translation MTRPPASVQLYTVRDALAADPAGTLQRLADLGLRSVEPYGLVEFVDRLEPAIAAAGLTAPTAHATVLGADLDALLAAAQRTGTETVIDPFIPEELWSTREQVAAIAARLTEAAERAADHGVRIGYHNHWWELEQRIDGAPALEVFADHLGDGVVLEVDTYWSAVGGVDPVGLLERLGERVVALHIKDGPVTRETERQQPAGSGELPIAAILAAAPHARPVIEFDAYAGDLFDGIAESIRFVRTLGVAL comes from the coding sequence GTGACCCGTCCCCCCGCCTCGGTGCAGCTCTACACGGTGCGCGACGCGCTCGCCGCCGACCCGGCCGGCACCCTGCAGCGCCTCGCCGACCTCGGTCTGCGGTCGGTCGAGCCCTACGGGCTCGTCGAGTTCGTCGACCGGCTCGAGCCCGCGATCGCGGCCGCCGGGCTCACGGCACCGACCGCGCACGCGACGGTTCTCGGCGCCGACCTCGATGCGCTGCTCGCCGCCGCGCAGCGTACCGGCACGGAGACAGTGATCGATCCGTTCATCCCGGAAGAGCTGTGGTCGACGCGCGAGCAGGTCGCCGCGATCGCCGCCCGCCTGACCGAGGCCGCTGAGCGCGCCGCCGACCACGGCGTGCGCATCGGCTACCACAACCACTGGTGGGAGCTTGAGCAGCGCATCGACGGCGCCCCCGCGCTCGAGGTCTTCGCCGATCACCTCGGCGACGGCGTCGTGCTCGAGGTCGACACGTACTGGAGCGCCGTCGGGGGTGTCGACCCCGTCGGGCTGCTCGAGCGGCTCGGCGAGCGGGTCGTGGCCCTGCACATCAAGGACGGCCCGGTGACGCGCGAGACCGAGCGCCAGCAGCCGGCGGGCTCGGGCGAGCTGCCGATCGCGGCGATCCTCGCCGCGGCACCGCACGCGCGGCCCGTCATCGAGTTCGACGCGTACGCCGGCGACCTGTTCGACGGCATCGCCGAGAGCATCCGGTTCGTGCGCACCCTCGGGGTCGCGCTGTGA